A genomic region of Zea mays cultivar B73 chromosome 6, Zm-B73-REFERENCE-NAM-5.0, whole genome shotgun sequence contains the following coding sequences:
- the LOC100276634 gene encoding Protein REVERSION-TO-ETHYLENE SENSITIVITY1 (The RefSeq protein has 4 substitutions compared to this genomic sequence) has protein sequence MELEAAPDDEVFCSDDEMQTLWPLGQVDPKSVRFPCCIVWTPLPVVSWLAPYIGHVGIAREDGTVLDFAGSNLVSVDDLAYGSVARCLQLDRAKCCFPANPAAHVCSRSHEHSEAGTAISWDDALRSGSRRFEHKCYNLFTCNSHSFVADCLNRLAYGGSVGWNVLNLAALVWLRGRWLDPMAAVRSFLPFAVVSCVGVLMAGWSFLLGMTAFTLLLLGWFVLGVYCMKGLVV, from the exons ATGGAGCTTGAAGCTGCTCCTGACGATAAAGTATTCTGTTCAGATGATGAGATGCAGACGCTGTGGCCTCTGGGACAAGTAGACCCAAAGAGCGTGAGGTTCCCTTGCTGCATCGTGTGGACTCCTCTCCCAGTAGTTTCATGGCTGGCTCCCTACATAGGGCACGTGGGGATTGCTCGGGAGGATGGAACCGTCTTGGACTTTGCAGGTTCGAATTTAGTGAGTGTGGATGATCTGGCTTATGGTTCTGTCGCCAGATGCCTGCAGCTTGACAGGGCAAAG TGCTGCTTCCCTGCCAACCCGGCGTCGCACGTGTGCTTGAGGTCCCACGAGCACTCGGATGCCGGGACGGCGATCTCGTGGGACGACGCGCTGCGGTCGGGGAGCCGGCGCTTCGAGCACAAGTGCTACAACCTCTTCACCTGCAACAGCCACTCGTTCGTGGCCGACTGCCTCAACCGGCTGGCTTACGGCGGCTCCGTTGGGTGGAACGTGCTGAACCTGGCCGCGCTCGTCTGGCTGCGCGGCCGGTGGCTGGACCCCATGGCCGCCGTCCGGTCCTTCCTCCCGTTCGCCGTCGTCTCCTGCGTCGGCGTCCTGATGGCCGGCTGGTCCTTCCTCCTGGGCATGACCGCGTTCACGCTGCTCTTGCTCGGCTGGTTCGTGCTCGGCGTCTACTGCATGAAGGGCCTCGTCGTCTGA
- the LOC100276634 gene encoding protein REVERSION-TO-ETHYLENE SENSITIVITY1 isoform X1, with protein MELEAAPDDKVFCSDDEMQTLWPLGQVDPKSVRFPCCIVWTPLPVVSWLAPYIGHVGIAREDGTVLDFAGSNLVSVDDLAYGSVARCLQLDRAKCCFPANPASHVCLRSHEHSDAGTAISWDDALRSGSRRFEHKCYNLFTCNSHSFVADCLNRLAYGGSVGWNVLNLAALVWLRGRWLDPMAAVRSFLPFAVVSCVGVLMAGWSFLLGMTAFTLLLLGWFVLGVYCMKGLVV; from the exons ATGGAGCTTGAAGCTGCTCCTGACGATAAAGTATTCTGTTCAGATGATGAGATGCAGACGCTGTGGCCTCTGGGACAAGTAGACCCAAAGAGCGTGAGGTTCCCTTGCTGCATCGTGTGGACTCCTCTCCCAGTAGTTTCATGGCTGGCTCCCTACATAGGGCACGTGGGGATTGCTCGGGAGGATGGAACCGTCTTGGACTTTGCAGGTTCGAATTTAGTGAGTGTGGATGATCTGGCTTATGGTTCTGTCGCCAGATGCCTGCAGCTTGACAGGGCAAAG TGCTGCTTCCCTGCCAACCCGGCGTCGCACGTGTGCTTGAGGTCCCACGAGCACTCGGATGCCGGGACGGCGATCTCGTGGGACGACGCGCTGCGGTCGGGGAGCCGGCGCTTCGAGCACAAGTGCTACAACCTCTTCACCTGCAACAGCCACTCGTTCGTGGCCGACTGCCTCAACCGGCTGGCTTACGGCGGCTCCGTTGGGTGGAACGTGCTGAACCTGGCCGCGCTCGTCTGGCTGCGCGGCCGGTGGCTGGACCCCATGGCCGCCGTCCGGTCCTTCCTCCCGTTCGCCGTCGTCTCCTGCGTCGGCGTCCTGATGGCCGGCTGGTCCTTCCTCCTGGGCATGACCGCGTTCACGCTGCTCTTGCTCGGCTGGTTCGTGCTCGGCGTCTACTGCATGAAGGGCCTCGTCGTCTGA
- the LOC100275551 gene encoding Glucosamine inositolphosphorylceramide transferase 1 encodes MASQAARRGGVMRPPSSGVRAAAARSPAASFLLAAAAVAALVGGFYFWLVVSSFRLPDSGDAGCRPDGEGSWAVGMFYGSSPLALRPIELEGRSNGNSSAWPVANPVLTCATATEAGYPSNFVADPFLYIEGDTLFLFFETKTTTSMQGDIGVARSFDQGATWEFLGIALDEAWHLSYPFVFKYENEIYMMPEGNKKKELRLYRAIKFPLEWTLEKVLVNKPLIDASLIQFEGYWWLFASDFTRHGVEKNAELEIWYSNSPLGPWTEHKQNPIYKSDKSLGARNGGRLFVFEGSLYRPGQDCSGTYGRRVKLYKVEKLSKEEYKEVPVNLGIDEPKKGRNAWNGMRFHHMDAQRLASGAWIAVMDGDRVPSGDSTRRSLIGYIAFLLASALVIFVGFMKGAITCYIPSSLWVPLTRRTELPRIFSVHRFNQKVRRYSTSISRYISAAKTKLGEKTWSNMLFFCVVALFTIVNVCIAVHFLYGGNGAEEAYTYQGQHSQFTMVTMTYEARLWNLKVFIEHYSRCESVREIVVVWNKGNPPSSDAFDSTVPVRIRVEEINSLNNRFRVDPLIKTRAVFELDDDIMMTCTDLEKGFRVWREHPERMAGFYPRMIDGNPLQYRNERYARGKNGYNLILTGAAFMDSEFAFKTYWSEKAREGRDYVHKNFNCEDLLMNFLYANASSTRTVEYVHPAWAIDTSKLSSVAISRDTQKHYDIRTDCLAKFSSIYGPLPQKWEFGMREDHWDK; translated from the exons ATGGCTAGCCAGGCTGCGCGGCGAGGAGGAGTGATGAGGCCACCGAGCAGCGGCGTGCGCGCGGCGGCCGCGCGGTCGCCGGCCGCCTCGTTCCTGCTGGCCGCTGCGGCCGTGGCCGCGCTCGTCGGCGGGTTCTACTTCTGGCTGGTGGTCTCGTCGTTCCGGCTCCCCGACTCGGGCGACGCCGGGTGTCGCCCCGACGGCGAGGGGTCGTGGGCGGTCGGGATGTTCTACGGCAGCAGTCCCCTCGCGCTCCGCCCCATCGAGCTG GAAGGGAGAAGCAATGGCAACAGCTCGGCGTGGCCGGTAGCAAACCCCGTGCTGACATGCGCGACCGCGACGGAGGCGGGGTACCCGAGCAACTTCGTTGCTGACCCGTTCCTCTACATCGAG GGGGATACACTATTTCTTTTCTTTGAAACAAAAACAACAACCTCAATGCAAGGTGATATTGGAGTTGCAAGAAGCTTTGACCAAGGTGCGACGTGGGAATTTCTTGGCATCGCTCTAGATGAGGCATGGCATCTGTCATATCCTTTTGTGTTCAAGTATGAGAATGAG atTTATATGATGCCAGAGGGAAACAAAAAGAAGGAGCTGCGCCTTTATCGTGCTATTAAGTTTCCCCTTGAATGGACATTGGAGAAGGTTCTTGTCAATAAGCCACTCATTGATGCCTCATTAATCCAATTTGAGGGATATTGGTGGCTATTTGCCTCTGATTTTACACGGCATGGCGTTGAGAAGAACGCAGAGCTTGAGATTTGGTACAGTAACTCTCCTCTTGGTCCTTGGACTGAGCACAAGCAAAATCCTATCTACAAATCAGACAAAAGTCTGGGAGCTCGAAATGGTGGGAGGCTCTTTGTTTTTGAAGGGTCATTATATCGCCCTGGTCAGGATTGCAGTGGTACTTATGGTCGGAGGGTTAAGTTGTACAAAGTTGAAAAGttaagcaaggaagaatacaaaGAAGTCCCCGTAAATCTTGGGATAGATGAACCAAAGAAAGGGAGAAATGCATGGAATGGCATGAGGTTCCATCACATGGATGCGCAACGACTTGCATCTGGTGCATGGATTGCTGTGATGGATGGTGATCGAGTCCCTTCAGGCGATTCAACCAGACGTTCGCTCATTGGTTACATAGCTTTCCTGCTGGCCAGTGCCCTTGTCATTTTTGTGGGTTTTATGAAAGGTGCAATCACTTGCTACATTCCTTCCAGTTTATGGGTTCCTCTTACAAGGAGAACAGAATTACCCCGCATCTTCTCTGTGCACCGCTTCAACCAGAAAGTCCGCAGATATTCTACCAGTATCAGCAGATATATCTCTGCGGCCAAAACTAAGCTCGGTGAAAAGACCTGGTCCAACATGCTTTTCTTCTGCGTAGTTGCTCTATTTACTATTGTGAATGTCTGCATTGCCGTGCATTTCTTATACGGTGGCAATGGTGCTGAAGAGGCATATACGTATCAAGGGCAACACTCTCAGTTCACCATGGTCACAATGACATACGAAGCTCGACTCTGGAATTTGAAAGTATTCATTGAACACTACTCCAGATGTGAATCAGTTAGGGAGATAGTTGTTGTCTGGAACAAAGGTAACCCTCCAAGCAGTGACGCTTTTGACTCTACTGTGCCTGTGAGGATACGAGTTGAGGAGATCAATTCTCTTAACAACAGATTCAGGGTCGATCCTCTGATAAAGACCCGTGCTGTTTTTGAACTGGACGATGACATCATGATGACTTGCACTGACTTAGAGAAAGGGTTTAGGGTCTGGAGAGAACACCCTGAACGGATGGCGGGCTTTTACCCCCGGATGATAGATGGCAACCCTCTGCAATACAGGAACGAGAGGTATGCTAGGGGTAAGAACGGCTACAATCTGATACTCACAGGTGCTGCCTTCATGGACAGCGAGTTCGCTTTCAAGACTTACTGGAGCGAGAAAGCTCGTGAAGGGAGGGACTATGTGCACAAGAACTTCAACTGTGAGGACTTGCTCATGAATTTTTTGTATGCGAACGCAAGCTCCACAAGGACTGTGGAGTATGTCCACCCTGCGTGGGCTATCGATACATCCAAGCTTTCTTCCGTGGCCATTAGCCGGGACACCCAGAAACACTACGATATCAGAACAGATTGCTTGGCAAAGTTCTCCTCCATCTATGGCCCCCTCCCTCAGAAATGGGAGTTCGGCATGCGTGAAGATCATTGGGACAAATAG
- the LOC732817 gene encoding flap endonuclease 1, translated as MGIKGLTKLLADNAPKAMKEQKFESYFGRKIAVDASMSIYQFLIVVGRTGMETLTNEAGEVTSHLQGMFNRTIRLLEAGIKPVYVFDGKPPDMKKQELAKRYSKRDDATKDLTEAVEVGDKDAIEKLSKRTVKVTRQHNEDCKRLLRLMGVPVVEAPSEAEAECAALCINDKVFAVASEDMDSLTFGAPRFLRHLMDPSSKKIPVMEFDVAKVLEELELTMDQFIDLCILCGCDYCDSIKGIGGQTALKLIRQHGSIESILENLNKDRYQIPEDWPYQEARRLFKEPNVTLDIPELKWTAPDEEGLISFLVKDNGFNEDRVTKAIEKIKSAKNKSSQGRLESFFKPTATTSAPLKRKETSDKTSKAAANKKTKAGGKKK; from the exons ATGGGCATCAAG GGTTTGACGAAACTGCTGGCGGACAATGCGCCCAAGGCGATGAAGGAGCAGAAGTTCGAGAGCTACTTCGGCCGCAAAATCGCCGTCGACGCCAGCATGAGCATATACCAGTTCCTG ATTGTAGTTGGAAGGACAGGCATGGAAACTCTCACAAATGAAGCTGGTGAAGTCACTAG TCATTTGCAAGGAATGTTCAACCGGACAATAAGATTACTGGAAGCGGGAATCAAGCCAGT TTATGTTTTTGATGGCAAGCCTCCTGATATGAAGAAACAAGAGCTTGCTAAAAG ATACTCAAAAAGAGATGATGCAACCAAAGATCTGACTGAGGCAGTAGAG GTAGGAGATAAAGATGCGATTGAAAAATTGAGCAAGAGGACTGTAAAG GTCACAAGGCAACACAACGAAGATTGTAAACGGCTATTAAGACTTATGGGGGTTCCTGTTGTAGAG GCACCTTCTGAAGCAGAAGCAGAATGTGCAGCCCTTTGCATAAACGATAAG GTGTTCGCTGTTGCTTCAGAAGATATGGACTCCCTTACTTTTGGGGCTCCACGGTTCCTTCGTCATTTAATGGATCCAAGTTCCAAGAAAATACCTGTGATGGAATTTGATGTTGCCAAG GTTTTGGAGGAGCTTGAACTCACCATGGACCAGTTCATTGATTTGTGCATCCTGTGTGGATGTGACTATTGTGATAGCATCAAAG GTATCGGGGGGCAAACAGCTCTGAAACTTATTCGTCAACATGGGTCCATAGAAAGCATCTTGGAGAATCTTAATAAAGACAG ATATCAAATTCCTGAGGACTGGCCTTACCAAGAAGCTCGACGCTTGTTCAAGGAGCCTAATGTCACATTGGATATTCCTGAGCTAAAATGGACTGCACCTGATGAGGAG GGTCTCATAAGTTTCCTGGTAAAAGATAATGGTTTCAACGAAGATCGGGTGACAAAG GCCATAGAGAAGATCAAATCTGCCAAGAATAAATCGTCGCAAGGAAG ACTCGAGTCCTTTTTCAAGCCAACTGCCACCACATCAGCACCGCTAAAACGGAAG GAGACTTCGGATAAAACAAGCAAGGCAGCTGCgaacaagaaaacaaaggctggtGGAAAGAAGAAATAA
- the LOC732817 gene encoding flap endonuclease 1 isoform X1 — protein MGIKGLTKLLADNAPKAMKEQKFESYFGRKIAVDASMSIYQFLIVVGRTGMETLTNEAGEVTSHLQGMFNRTIRLLEAGIKPVYVFDGKPPDMKKQELAKRYSKRDDATKDLTEAVEVGDKDAIEKLSKRTVKVTRQHNEDCKRLLRLMGVPVVEAPSEAEAECAALCINDKVFAVASEDMDSLTFGAPRFLRHLMDPSSKKIPVMEFDVAKVLEELELTMDQFIDLCILCGCDYCDSIKGIGGQTALKLIRQHGSIESILENLNKDRYQIPEDWPYQEARRLFKEPNVTLDIPELKWTAPDEEGLISFLVKDNGFNEDRVTKAIEKIKSAKNKSSQGR, from the exons ATGGGCATCAAG GGTTTGACGAAACTGCTGGCGGACAATGCGCCCAAGGCGATGAAGGAGCAGAAGTTCGAGAGCTACTTCGGCCGCAAAATCGCCGTCGACGCCAGCATGAGCATATACCAGTTCCTG ATTGTAGTTGGAAGGACAGGCATGGAAACTCTCACAAATGAAGCTGGTGAAGTCACTAG TCATTTGCAAGGAATGTTCAACCGGACAATAAGATTACTGGAAGCGGGAATCAAGCCAGT TTATGTTTTTGATGGCAAGCCTCCTGATATGAAGAAACAAGAGCTTGCTAAAAG ATACTCAAAAAGAGATGATGCAACCAAAGATCTGACTGAGGCAGTAGAG GTAGGAGATAAAGATGCGATTGAAAAATTGAGCAAGAGGACTGTAAAG GTCACAAGGCAACACAACGAAGATTGTAAACGGCTATTAAGACTTATGGGGGTTCCTGTTGTAGAG GCACCTTCTGAAGCAGAAGCAGAATGTGCAGCCCTTTGCATAAACGATAAG GTGTTCGCTGTTGCTTCAGAAGATATGGACTCCCTTACTTTTGGGGCTCCACGGTTCCTTCGTCATTTAATGGATCCAAGTTCCAAGAAAATACCTGTGATGGAATTTGATGTTGCCAAG GTTTTGGAGGAGCTTGAACTCACCATGGACCAGTTCATTGATTTGTGCATCCTGTGTGGATGTGACTATTGTGATAGCATCAAAG GTATCGGGGGGCAAACAGCTCTGAAACTTATTCGTCAACATGGGTCCATAGAAAGCATCTTGGAGAATCTTAATAAAGACAG ATATCAAATTCCTGAGGACTGGCCTTACCAAGAAGCTCGACGCTTGTTCAAGGAGCCTAATGTCACATTGGATATTCCTGAGCTAAAATGGACTGCACCTGATGAGGAG GGTCTCATAAGTTTCCTGGTAAAAGATAATGGTTTCAACGAAGATCGGGTGACAAAG GCCATAGAGAAGATCAAATCTGCCAAGAATAAATCGTCGCAAGGAAGGTGA
- the LOC109940236 gene encoding uncharacterized protein At4g29660, translating into MSSRFWRWYADRQFHRCEKTVLWGMVEPHRPARSVAPLVGTYVAAFYTGVLGAAVTEQLYKVGQPQRLGFPFPACPRSSPAGHTHCSAHRCSSECLADLRPA; encoded by the coding sequence ATGTCGAGCCGGTTCTGGAGGTGGTACGCGGACCGGCAGTTCCACAGGTGCGAGAAGACGGTGCTGTGGGGTATGGTGGAGCCCCACCGCCCGGCGCGCTCCGTCGCGCCACTCGTCGGCACCTACGTCGCCGCCTTCTACACCGGCGTCCTCGGGGCCGCCGTCACCGAGCAGCTCTACAAGGTCGGCCAACCTCAGCGCCTGGGATTTCCATTCCCCGCTTGCCCTCGCTCCTCTCCCGCCGGCCACACGCACTGCAGCGCCCATCGGTGCTCGTCGGAATGCTTAGCGGATCTCCGGCCAGCTTGA
- the LOC100272259 gene encoding Chaperonin CPN60-like 2, mitochondrial: MYRAAAVISRSSSALRRQLARGVAGELPRLLARGYAATAKEVSFGVGARAAMLQGVNDLADAVKVTMGPKGRTVIIEGSHKGPKVTKDGVTVAKSVEFEDSAKNVGANLVKQVADATNKAAGDGTTCATVLTQAILTEGCKAVAAGVNVMDLRNGINKAINAITAHLKSKAWKINSPEEINQVATISANGEKEIGDLISKAMEKVGKDGVITIVDGKTLDNELEAVQGMKLSRGYISPYFVTDQKTQKCEMENPLILIHDKKISNMDSLLPALEISIKNRKPLLIVAEDVEGDALSMLVLNKHRAGLKVCAVKAPGFGENRRHNLDDMAVMTGGEVISEERGLDLGKVQLQMLGTAKKVTVSLDDTIILDGGGDKQQIDERCQQLRESIDTSTAVFDKEKAQERLSKLSGGVAVLKIGGASEAEVGEKKDRVTDALNAARAAVEEGIVPGGGVALLYATKELDKISTANEDEKIGVQIIKNSLKAPLMTIAANAGIDGAIVIGKLIEQEDLSLGYDAAKGEYVDMIKAGIIDPVKVIRTALQDAASVSLLMATTEAAVSELPATKSRIASRMPQMSGMDF; encoded by the exons ATGTACCGGGCGGCGGCTGTCATCTCGAGGTCCTCATCAGCACTGCGGAGGCAGCTCGCGCGGGGCGTGGCCGGGGAGCTGCCGCGTCTGTTGGCGCGAGGGTATGCGGCCACGGCGAAGGAGGTGTCCTTCGGCGTTGGCGCCCGCGCCGCCATGCTGCAGGGCGTCAACGACCTCGCCGACGCCGTCAAGGTCACCATGGGCCCCAAG GGGCGCACTGTGATCATCGAGGGGTCCCATAAAGGTCCCAAGGTCACGAAGGACGGGGTCACTGTTGCAAAAAGCGTGGAGTTCGAGGATAGCGCGAAGAATGTTGGGGCGAATCTGGTGAAGCAAGTTGCTGATGCTACGAACAAAGCTGCAGGGGATG GTACCACCTGTGCAACTGTGCTTACACAGGCAATTCTTACTGAAGGATGCAAGGCCGTGGCAGCCGGTGTCAACGTTATGGACTTGCGGAATGGTATAAACAAGGCAATAAATGCTATCACTGCTCACCTCAAAAGTAAAGCGTGGAAGATTAATTCTCCAGAAGAAATTAACCAG GTAGCAACCATTTCTGCAAACGGTGAAAAGGAAATTGGAGATCTAATATCAAAAGCCATGGAAAAAGTTGGAAAGGATGGAGTCATTACTATTGTT GATGGCAAAACATTGGACAATGAGCTTGAAGCAGTACAGGGAATGAAGCTGTCCAGAGGATACATATCTCCTTACTTTGTGACTGATCAAAAGACTCAGAAATGT GAGATGGAGAACCCTCTTATTCTTATCCATGACAAGAAAATCTCAAACATGGATTCTCTCCTTCCAGCATTAGAAATTTCTATCAAG AATCGCAAGCCTCTTCTCATTGTTGCTGAGGATGTTGAAGGAGATGCTCTGTCAATGCTTGTACTGAACAAGCATCGTGCTGGACTCAAG GTATGTGCTGTCAAAGCTCCTGGATTTGGTGAAAATAGAAGGCACAATCTAGATGACATGGCTGTGATGACTGGAGGAGAG GTTATTAGCGAGGAACGCGGTCTTGATCTTGGCAAAGTTCAATTACAAATGCTTGGCACTGCTAAAAAG GTAACTGTATCCCTTGATGATACTATCATCCTAGATGGTGGAGGTGACAAACAGCAGATAGATGAGAGGTGCCAACAG CTTAGAGAATCAATTGACACAAGCACTGCTGTATTCGACAAAGAAAAGGCCCAAGAGCGTTTATCTAAGTTATCTGGAGGTGTTGCTGTACTCAAG ATTGGTGGAGCTAGTGAAGCTGAAGTTGGTGAGAAAAAAGATAGGGTGACAGATGCTCTAAATGCTGCAAGGGCTGCTGTGGAGGAGGGCATTGTGCCAG GTGGTGGAGTTGCCCTTCTTTATGCCACCAAGGAGCTTGACAAGATTAGCACAGCAAACGAGGACGAAAAGATTGGAGTTCAAATTATCAAGAATTCTTTGAAG GCTCCCTTGATGACCATAGCTGCAAATGCTGGCATTGATGGAGCTATAGTCATAGGGAAGCTGATTGAACAAGAGGACCTCAGTTTGGGCTATGATGCAGCAAAAG GGGAGTACGTAGACATGATCAAGGCCGGCATCATCGATCCCGTGAAGGTGATCCGCACCGCACTTCAAGACGCTGCAAG TGTTTCCCTGCTGATGGCAACCACGGAGGCCGCTGTCTCCGAGCTCCCGGCAACCAAGTCCAGAATAGCCAGCCGTATGCCGCAGATGAGCGGGATGGACTTCTGA
- the LOC100272259 gene encoding chaperonin CPN60-like 2, mitochondrial isoform X1, which translates to MYRAAAVISRSSSALRRQLARGVAGELPRLLARGYAATAKEVSFGVGARAAMLQGVNDLADAVKVTMGPKGRTVIIEGSHKGPKVTKDGVTVAKSVEFEDSAKNVGANLVKQVADATNKAAGDGCKAVAAGVNVMDLRNGINKAINAITAHLKSKAWKINSPEEINQVATISANGEKEIGDLISKAMEKVGKDGVITIVDGKTLDNELEAVQGMKLSRGYISPYFVTDQKTQKCEMENPLILIHDKKISNMDSLLPALEISIKNRKPLLIVAEDVEGDALSMLVLNKHRAGLKVCAVKAPGFGENRRHNLDDMAVMTGGEVISEERGLDLGKVQLQMLGTAKKVTVSLDDTIILDGGGDKQQIDERCQQLRESIDTSTAVFDKEKAQERLSKLSGGVAVLKIGGASEAEVGEKKDRVTDALNAARAAVEEGIVPGGGVALLYATKELDKISTANEDEKIGVQIIKNSLKAPLMTIAANAGIDGAIVIGKLIEQEDLSLGYDAAKGEYVDMIKAGIIDPVKVIRTALQDAASVSLLMATTEAAVSELPATKSRIASRMPQMSGMDF; encoded by the exons ATGTACCGGGCGGCGGCTGTCATCTCGAGGTCCTCATCAGCACTGCGGAGGCAGCTCGCGCGGGGCGTGGCCGGGGAGCTGCCGCGTCTGTTGGCGCGAGGGTATGCGGCCACGGCGAAGGAGGTGTCCTTCGGCGTTGGCGCCCGCGCCGCCATGCTGCAGGGCGTCAACGACCTCGCCGACGCCGTCAAGGTCACCATGGGCCCCAAG GGGCGCACTGTGATCATCGAGGGGTCCCATAAAGGTCCCAAGGTCACGAAGGACGGGGTCACTGTTGCAAAAAGCGTGGAGTTCGAGGATAGCGCGAAGAATGTTGGGGCGAATCTGGTGAAGCAAGTTGCTGATGCTACGAACAAAGCTGCAGGGGATG GATGCAAGGCCGTGGCAGCCGGTGTCAACGTTATGGACTTGCGGAATGGTATAAACAAGGCAATAAATGCTATCACTGCTCACCTCAAAAGTAAAGCGTGGAAGATTAATTCTCCAGAAGAAATTAACCAG GTAGCAACCATTTCTGCAAACGGTGAAAAGGAAATTGGAGATCTAATATCAAAAGCCATGGAAAAAGTTGGAAAGGATGGAGTCATTACTATTGTT GATGGCAAAACATTGGACAATGAGCTTGAAGCAGTACAGGGAATGAAGCTGTCCAGAGGATACATATCTCCTTACTTTGTGACTGATCAAAAGACTCAGAAATGT GAGATGGAGAACCCTCTTATTCTTATCCATGACAAGAAAATCTCAAACATGGATTCTCTCCTTCCAGCATTAGAAATTTCTATCAAG AATCGCAAGCCTCTTCTCATTGTTGCTGAGGATGTTGAAGGAGATGCTCTGTCAATGCTTGTACTGAACAAGCATCGTGCTGGACTCAAG GTATGTGCTGTCAAAGCTCCTGGATTTGGTGAAAATAGAAGGCACAATCTAGATGACATGGCTGTGATGACTGGAGGAGAG GTTATTAGCGAGGAACGCGGTCTTGATCTTGGCAAAGTTCAATTACAAATGCTTGGCACTGCTAAAAAG GTAACTGTATCCCTTGATGATACTATCATCCTAGATGGTGGAGGTGACAAACAGCAGATAGATGAGAGGTGCCAACAG CTTAGAGAATCAATTGACACAAGCACTGCTGTATTCGACAAAGAAAAGGCCCAAGAGCGTTTATCTAAGTTATCTGGAGGTGTTGCTGTACTCAAG ATTGGTGGAGCTAGTGAAGCTGAAGTTGGTGAGAAAAAAGATAGGGTGACAGATGCTCTAAATGCTGCAAGGGCTGCTGTGGAGGAGGGCATTGTGCCAG GTGGTGGAGTTGCCCTTCTTTATGCCACCAAGGAGCTTGACAAGATTAGCACAGCAAACGAGGACGAAAAGATTGGAGTTCAAATTATCAAGAATTCTTTGAAG GCTCCCTTGATGACCATAGCTGCAAATGCTGGCATTGATGGAGCTATAGTCATAGGGAAGCTGATTGAACAAGAGGACCTCAGTTTGGGCTATGATGCAGCAAAAG GGGAGTACGTAGACATGATCAAGGCCGGCATCATCGATCCCGTGAAGGTGATCCGCACCGCACTTCAAGACGCTGCAAG TGTTTCCCTGCTGATGGCAACCACGGAGGCCGCTGTCTCCGAGCTCCCGGCAACCAAGTCCAGAATAGCCAGCCGTATGCCGCAGATGAGCGGGATGGACTTCTGA